Proteins co-encoded in one Waddlia chondrophila WSU 86-1044 genomic window:
- a CDS encoding metallophosphoesterase, with translation MNFNIWAIGDLHLSFGVPNKGMEAFGETWSNWTERLKSNWISSIKPQDLVLLPGDISWATHLEDAIPDLEWIDKLPGTKVMIRGNHDYWWSSKSKVESILPSSLHIIQNNVFNFQGVAIAGARLWDTAEFNFNAFIDVKEGTPAKKLAAYEAEDEKNGKIYAKELIRLELSLKELRDHASHRLCMTHYPPLSASLADSRASRLLEKYGIQTCVFGHLHSLKKGVSLFGEKNGVNYALTSCDYLDFQPLKIY, from the coding sequence ATGAATTTTAACATCTGGGCCATCGGCGATTTACACCTTTCTTTCGGTGTTCCCAATAAAGGGATGGAAGCTTTTGGGGAAACGTGGAGCAATTGGACAGAAAGATTGAAATCCAATTGGATCTCCTCTATCAAACCGCAAGACCTAGTGCTTCTTCCTGGAGACATTTCCTGGGCAACCCACTTAGAGGATGCCATTCCAGATCTGGAATGGATAGATAAGCTTCCGGGAACAAAAGTGATGATACGCGGCAATCACGATTATTGGTGGTCGTCCAAAAGCAAAGTGGAAAGTATACTCCCCTCTTCGCTGCACATCATTCAAAATAACGTCTTCAATTTTCAGGGAGTCGCGATCGCAGGAGCTCGGTTGTGGGATACTGCTGAATTCAATTTCAACGCCTTCATCGACGTCAAAGAGGGTACCCCGGCCAAAAAGCTTGCCGCCTATGAAGCGGAGGATGAAAAAAACGGGAAAATCTATGCTAAGGAGCTCATCCGCCTCGAACTTAGCTTAAAAGAGTTAAGAGATCATGCCTCTCATCGCCTCTGTATGACCCATTATCCTCCACTCAGCGCAAGCCTTGCCGATTCCAGGGCATCACGCCTTCTTGAAAAATATGGAATTCAAACTTGTGTATTTGGCCACCTGCATAGTTTGAAAAAGGGAGTTTCCCTCTTTGGAGAAAAAAACGGTGTTAACTATGCATTGACTTCGTGTGATTACCTTGATTTCCAACCTCTTAAAATTTATTGA
- a CDS encoding dihydroorotase, whose protein sequence is MIRLKNVMTLGNGVEDLLVRSEKEMAIDCEKRLVRLPGLIDAHVHFRTPGSEHKENWISGAKAAIRGGITTVFDMPNNQPPCVDPESFQQKKLLIDKQLKECGIPLNYKLFFGADKDRILSVGQISSEVIGIKIFMGSSTGGLVMEDLESIDRAFELAAQHNLMVAVHAEDEKILKERQKKFANEKNPAIHSKIRDRSAAIKATELAIALADKYNTRVYILHLSTKEELSLVRQARKQQILVFAETTPHHLFLNEEAYEKWGTKVQVNPPLRTKKDQEALWEAIHDETIDSIGSDHAPHTLDEKKLPFGKAPSGIPGIETTLPLLLNACNEGKISLEQVVKLMRINLEHIYNLCRSSDAVLVDMEMEKTVSDIDMLTKCGWSPYSGMTLKGWPVYTILNGNPFKAEDATPL, encoded by the coding sequence ATGATCCGATTGAAAAATGTGATGACGCTTGGAAACGGAGTCGAAGACCTCCTTGTCCGTTCGGAAAAGGAGATGGCAATCGACTGCGAAAAAAGGCTGGTGCGCCTGCCAGGATTGATTGACGCTCACGTACATTTCCGCACACCGGGATCTGAACACAAGGAAAATTGGATCTCAGGGGCAAAAGCCGCCATCCGCGGCGGAATCACAACAGTCTTCGACATGCCCAACAATCAGCCTCCTTGTGTCGACCCGGAAAGTTTTCAACAAAAAAAGCTCCTGATCGACAAGCAATTGAAAGAGTGCGGGATTCCCTTGAACTACAAACTGTTTTTTGGCGCCGATAAAGACCGTATCCTCTCTGTCGGACAAATCAGCAGCGAAGTGATTGGAATAAAAATCTTTATGGGATCTTCCACCGGCGGACTGGTCATGGAAGACCTGGAGTCGATCGACAGGGCATTTGAACTGGCAGCCCAGCACAATCTCATGGTAGCTGTCCACGCGGAAGATGAAAAGATTCTTAAAGAGCGTCAAAAAAAATTTGCCAATGAAAAAAATCCCGCTATCCACTCAAAAATCAGAGACCGCTCCGCAGCGATCAAAGCAACGGAATTAGCGATCGCACTAGCCGACAAATACAACACCCGTGTCTACATTCTGCATCTCAGCACAAAAGAGGAGTTGAGCCTGGTGAGGCAAGCAAGAAAGCAGCAGATCCTCGTCTTTGCGGAAACCACCCCCCATCACCTTTTCCTCAATGAGGAAGCATACGAAAAATGGGGAACAAAAGTGCAAGTCAATCCTCCTTTACGCACCAAAAAAGATCAGGAAGCGCTTTGGGAAGCGATCCATGACGAAACGATTGACTCGATCGGTTCCGATCATGCGCCGCATACATTGGACGAAAAAAAACTCCCCTTTGGAAAAGCGCCTTCCGGCATCCCCGGGATAGAAACAACGCTTCCCCTTTTGTTGAACGCGTGCAACGAAGGGAAAATCTCTTTAGAACAGGTTGTCAAACTGATGCGCATCAATCTCGAACACATTTACAATCTCTGCCGCAGCTCAGACGCTGTCCTTGTGGATATGGAAATGGAAAAAACAGTCAGCGACATTGATATGCTGACCAAATGCGGATGGTCCCCCTATTCAGGCATGACTTTGAAAGGGTGGCCCGTCTATACAATCTTAAACGGCAACCCTTTTAAGGCAGAAGATGCAACCCCTCTATAA
- a CDS encoding BatD family protein encodes MVKASQVIGLLMMIVTTALAAQDVIVTSEVEEKGKVGMPLKGTVTITHDLKEQVDENSFMLGDAPLEVEHLKEVQVAPNSPLTISIYTFTLMPDEAGLHELPQVKVTVGGKDYRSFATTYRVEEVKATPVTPGSSSSSSIVLRIEPLIVGDTPLYPGQRIKVGYRYIFNYSQDLKKEIVPLLEAKGFRKVGGKTQETKMSGKLVHLDVLQEVEAIEPGEYHFEPAKIQGRAWRKGRFGQKDLAINDSVAESEPISITVLPFPKQNQPPSFNGAIGTKLSFDTILLTEDKLTVGDKMKLKLEFKGTGELASLPILDICCQPGMSGFFRLSDLPPEESLQGDAKVFIVEMRPLTDQAKEIPALEFSYFNPEKKSYQTVKSDPIPLEIAPLKEGEKIDEEASDQKQDLGKPPVIEEKSELPAIEIEGAKGVEEADLKNLPFGSPWVIYFIPFFIAGLLFQKHLREHLLKKQQEEKIETSRDLFYDALDGGAADPQFYRKLHRAFILRLYERGLVKNLSMTTDLLPDEGVSGDVKAFLTEIETKRFSGREEELGFEEINRAKKLFKEI; translated from the coding sequence ATGGTAAAAGCTTCGCAAGTGATCGGATTGCTGATGATGATCGTGACAACGGCTTTGGCTGCGCAGGATGTGATTGTAACTTCTGAAGTCGAGGAGAAGGGAAAGGTGGGGATGCCCTTAAAAGGGACAGTTACGATTACCCACGATCTCAAAGAGCAAGTCGATGAAAATAGTTTTATGCTGGGCGATGCACCTCTTGAAGTGGAGCATTTGAAAGAGGTGCAAGTCGCTCCCAATTCGCCTCTGACAATATCGATCTACACATTTACTCTGATGCCTGATGAAGCTGGGCTGCACGAATTGCCGCAGGTTAAAGTGACTGTTGGAGGAAAGGACTACAGATCGTTTGCAACGACCTACCGTGTAGAAGAGGTAAAAGCGACTCCGGTTACTCCCGGATCTTCTTCTTCCTCTTCTATCGTGTTGAGGATCGAACCGCTCATCGTGGGTGATACTCCCTTATATCCGGGGCAGCGCATTAAAGTTGGATACAGATATATTTTCAATTACAGCCAGGATTTGAAAAAGGAAATTGTTCCTTTGTTGGAAGCCAAGGGATTTCGCAAGGTCGGAGGAAAGACTCAGGAAACAAAGATGAGCGGCAAGTTGGTTCACTTAGATGTGTTGCAAGAGGTGGAGGCGATTGAACCCGGAGAGTATCATTTCGAGCCTGCAAAAATTCAAGGCCGAGCTTGGCGCAAAGGGCGGTTTGGGCAGAAAGATCTTGCTATCAACGACTCAGTTGCGGAAAGCGAGCCTATCTCAATTACAGTCCTTCCGTTTCCTAAACAAAACCAGCCGCCGTCGTTTAATGGGGCAATTGGGACAAAGCTCTCCTTTGATACGATTTTACTTACAGAGGATAAATTGACAGTAGGGGATAAGATGAAATTGAAGCTTGAGTTCAAAGGTACAGGAGAGCTTGCTTCCCTTCCTATCCTTGACATTTGTTGCCAACCTGGGATGAGCGGATTTTTTCGTTTGAGCGATTTGCCGCCTGAGGAGAGCTTGCAGGGGGATGCAAAGGTGTTTATTGTCGAGATGCGTCCCCTGACCGATCAAGCGAAAGAGATACCGGCGCTTGAGTTCTCCTACTTCAATCCAGAAAAGAAAAGCTACCAAACCGTTAAAAGCGATCCTATCCCTCTTGAGATTGCACCGTTGAAAGAGGGGGAAAAGATCGATGAAGAGGCATCCGATCAGAAACAGGACCTGGGAAAACCGCCTGTCATCGAGGAAAAATCTGAACTTCCGGCGATCGAAATTGAAGGCGCCAAAGGGGTGGAAGAAGCGGATCTTAAAAACCTTCCTTTCGGCTCTCCCTGGGTGATCTACTTCATTCCGTTTTTTATTGCAGGCTTATTATTTCAAAAGCATTTGCGAGAGCATCTTCTCAAAAAGCAGCAGGAAGAAAAGATCGAGACTAGCAGGGATCTTTTTTATGATGCTTTGGATGGGGGGGCGGCAGATCCGCAATTTTACCGAAAGCTTCACCGTGCATTTATTTTGCGGCTATATGAGCGAGGGCTTGTTAAAAACCTTTCGATGACAACAGATCTGCTTCCTGATGAGGGAGTTTCAGGAGATGTTAAAGCATTTCTAACTGAAATTGAAACCAAACGTTTTTCTGGAAGGGAAGAGGAGCTTGGTTTTGAAGAAATTAACCGCGCAAAGAAACTGTTTAAAGAAATTTAG
- the pyrI gene encoding aspartate carbamoyltransferase regulatory subunit, whose amino-acid sequence MPTLEKTLPVSAIQNGTVIDHIPAGKALKIVKLLNLSTERLQTTLGLNLPSGILGLKDLIKIEGFVLSSESASKTAILAPLATVNIINNYEVQEKFQVSLPKKIQSVISCPNTLCISSQEKVDSIILVKERWKGNIQLQCHYCRKQFSHQDI is encoded by the coding sequence ATGCCAACGCTTGAAAAGACACTTCCGGTATCTGCCATTCAAAACGGCACCGTCATCGACCATATCCCTGCGGGGAAAGCCTTGAAAATCGTCAAATTGCTCAATCTATCGACCGAACGCCTCCAGACTACACTGGGTTTAAATCTGCCGAGCGGCATTCTCGGGTTGAAAGATTTGATCAAAATAGAGGGCTTTGTCCTTTCCTCTGAATCGGCGTCTAAAACCGCTATCCTTGCACCGCTAGCCACAGTCAACATCATTAACAATTACGAAGTGCAGGAAAAATTTCAAGTTTCGCTTCCCAAAAAAATTCAAAGCGTGATTTCTTGTCCGAACACTTTGTGCATCTCTAGTCAGGAAAAAGTCGACTCCATCATCCTTGTCAAAGAGCGATGGAAAGGGAATATTCAGCTGCAATGCCACTATTGCCGCAAACAATTTTCACACCAGGACATCTAA
- a CDS encoding inorganic pyrophosphatase: MQNLVKHRRSHPWHGLPLGKKAPEEINCFIEIVPSDTIKYELDKETGLLKIDRPQKFSSVCPTLYGFVPRTYAGNLSAAHCMEKTGLKGIKGDGDPIDICVLTEKMIPRGDIMLRAIPIGGFRMIDGNEADDKLISVLVDDFVYGGMKDLSDCPPALIERLRHYFLTYKDYPGAEPRKVVIAHDYGFHEAIEVIKCGIQDYSDKFSID, from the coding sequence ATGCAGAATTTGGTTAAACATCGCCGAAGCCACCCATGGCATGGACTGCCATTAGGGAAAAAAGCACCTGAAGAGATCAATTGTTTTATTGAAATCGTCCCTTCCGATACCATCAAATATGAACTGGATAAGGAAACCGGTCTGTTGAAGATCGACCGGCCTCAAAAATTTTCTAGTGTCTGTCCAACACTTTATGGATTTGTTCCTAGGACCTATGCCGGAAACCTTTCTGCTGCCCATTGTATGGAAAAGACAGGGTTGAAAGGGATCAAAGGAGACGGAGATCCAATAGATATCTGCGTTTTAACCGAAAAAATGATCCCCCGAGGCGATATTATGCTGCGCGCCATTCCAATTGGAGGGTTTCGCATGATCGATGGCAATGAAGCCGATGATAAATTGATCAGTGTTCTTGTTGATGACTTTGTTTATGGGGGAATGAAGGACTTGTCCGATTGCCCGCCGGCATTGATCGAACGATTGAGGCATTATTTTTTGACCTATAAAGATTATCCAGGCGCTGAGCCAAGGAAAGTTGTTATTGCACACGATTACGGTTTCCATGAAGCTATAGAAGTGATCAAGTGTGGAATTCAGGACTATTCAGACAAATTTTCAATCGATTAA
- a CDS encoding orotate phosphoribosyltransferase — protein MPNDSLMRDLYNIGAIKFGTFTLKSGITSPIYIDLRLIISVPSLLSCIADAIWNRINSLPKDLLCGVPYTVLPMATAISLKHQIPMVMRRKEKKEYGTKQAIEGLYKAGQRCLIIEDLVTSGASVFETIRPLQAEGIEVCDIAVLLDRQQGAKEKLEKEGYRLHSVLTITDLLTSLESQGVVTGDIVQNVQQFIKQNHFSIT, from the coding sequence ATGCCTAATGATTCGCTGATGAGAGACCTATACAATATCGGCGCCATTAAGTTCGGCACCTTTACGCTTAAAAGCGGTATCACCTCCCCGATCTACATCGACTTACGCCTAATCATTTCTGTTCCTTCCCTTCTCAGCTGCATTGCAGACGCCATATGGAATAGGATCAACTCTCTTCCTAAAGATCTCTTATGCGGCGTTCCCTACACAGTCCTTCCAATGGCGACAGCCATTTCGCTTAAGCATCAAATTCCCATGGTCATGAGGCGCAAAGAAAAAAAAGAGTATGGGACAAAACAGGCAATCGAAGGACTGTACAAGGCTGGTCAGAGATGCTTGATTATCGAAGATCTGGTGACTAGCGGAGCAAGTGTTTTTGAAACCATCCGTCCCCTTCAAGCAGAAGGGATCGAGGTCTGCGACATAGCGGTGCTTCTCGACAGGCAGCAGGGGGCAAAAGAAAAGCTTGAGAAAGAGGGATATCGCCTCCACTCCGTCCTAACGATCACAGATTTGCTGACTTCTCTTGAATCGCAAGGGGTAGTTACGGGCGATATCGTTCAAAATGTGCAGCAATTCATCAAACAAAACCATTTCAGCATCACATGA
- the nrdJ gene encoding ribonucleoside-triphosphate reductase, adenosylcobalamin-dependent, giving the protein MVKPTARAMATSLRTYHRPIKEGESVLESWDEVVGRVISHQRWLWERALGRTLSERESHELEECRQLITNRQMAPAGRTLWLGGTELSRKRESSMFNCSFTFVETVYDLVDVLWLLLQGCGVGFKPITGTLNGFRRPLQEIKVIRSNRAGKGGVVHNVETYDPETHTWTIKVGDSAIAWAKAIGKLVAGKFPAKSLILDFSEIRPAGTRLKGYGWISSGDEQIAKAFKAIAQILSDRSDQLLTRMDILDIVNWLGTILSSRRSAQIALFEYGQPEWEDFSLAKKEWWITGNAHRQQSNNSLLFRQKPTREELENVFEIMLDAGGSEPGIINAEEAERRAPWFKGCNPCVEILLGNKSFCNLTEVNVLSFKGDKVGLERALFLAGRMNYRQTMVDLRDEILQEAWHLNNEFLHLCGVGLTGIRARSDLTAYDYKRMRNITVSAAYSMANELDSPLPKNVTCIKPSGTLSKIMGTEDWGEVPEGVHMPLGKYLFNNITYSRHDPLVGKFRVAGYSVIEKPYEPESVLVKFPVKFESVPFARKTVTRKNGKVEEVDVNADTAVEQLEWYKLLQETWCEQNVSNTISYDPSEVPQIIDWFMENWDSYVGASFIFRNDPTKNAEDLGYAYLPQEVVTKEAYEEYVSQLKEIDYSGLEMRDEELQEEMCLNGACPVR; this is encoded by the coding sequence ATGGTAAAACCTACGGCAAGAGCGATGGCAACATCATTAAGAACTTACCATCGGCCGATCAAAGAGGGTGAATCGGTATTGGAGAGTTGGGATGAAGTTGTTGGGCGTGTGATCAGCCATCAGCGGTGGTTATGGGAAAGAGCGCTTGGCAGAACGCTTAGCGAACGCGAGAGCCATGAATTGGAAGAGTGTCGGCAACTGATCACAAATCGTCAAATGGCTCCTGCCGGACGGACTCTTTGGCTTGGAGGCACAGAGCTTAGCCGTAAAAGAGAATCCAGCATGTTTAACTGCTCATTTACGTTTGTGGAGACGGTTTACGATTTAGTTGATGTTTTGTGGCTTTTACTTCAGGGGTGCGGCGTTGGATTTAAACCGATAACCGGTACCTTGAACGGCTTTAGGCGGCCCTTGCAAGAAATTAAAGTGATCCGCTCCAATCGTGCTGGAAAAGGGGGAGTTGTTCACAATGTGGAAACCTACGATCCTGAGACGCATACCTGGACGATTAAAGTGGGGGATTCCGCAATTGCTTGGGCGAAAGCGATTGGAAAGCTAGTGGCGGGAAAATTTCCTGCGAAGTCATTGATTTTGGATTTCTCTGAGATCCGCCCCGCAGGCACTCGTCTGAAAGGTTATGGATGGATTTCATCAGGAGATGAGCAGATTGCTAAAGCCTTTAAAGCGATTGCACAGATCCTCTCCGACCGCTCGGATCAACTGTTGACTCGGATGGATATTCTCGATATCGTCAATTGGCTGGGGACGATCCTTTCAAGCCGTCGGTCAGCACAAATTGCTCTTTTTGAGTACGGTCAGCCGGAATGGGAGGATTTTTCCCTTGCAAAGAAAGAGTGGTGGATCACAGGAAATGCTCATCGCCAGCAATCGAATAATAGTTTGCTGTTCCGGCAAAAGCCGACGAGAGAGGAGTTGGAAAATGTCTTTGAGATCATGTTGGACGCCGGCGGATCCGAACCAGGGATTATCAATGCCGAAGAAGCTGAGAGGCGTGCTCCTTGGTTTAAGGGATGCAATCCTTGTGTCGAAATTTTGCTTGGCAATAAGAGCTTCTGCAACTTGACGGAAGTCAATGTTCTTTCATTCAAAGGGGATAAAGTGGGGCTTGAGCGGGCGTTGTTTTTGGCAGGCCGCATGAACTATCGGCAAACGATGGTAGATCTTCGCGATGAAATTCTTCAGGAAGCGTGGCATTTGAACAATGAGTTCCTCCACCTTTGCGGCGTCGGTTTGACAGGAATCCGCGCGCGTTCCGATCTCACTGCCTATGATTACAAAAGAATGCGCAATATCACCGTAAGCGCAGCTTATAGCATGGCGAACGAGCTTGATTCTCCATTGCCCAAAAACGTCACATGCATTAAACCCAGCGGGACATTGAGCAAAATCATGGGAACAGAGGATTGGGGGGAAGTGCCTGAGGGGGTGCATATGCCTTTGGGTAAATACCTGTTCAATAATATCACCTATTCCAGGCATGATCCGTTGGTTGGCAAATTCCGCGTCGCCGGATATTCTGTTATTGAGAAGCCGTATGAACCTGAGTCGGTGCTTGTAAAATTTCCTGTGAAGTTTGAAAGCGTTCCATTTGCCCGCAAGACTGTAACGAGGAAAAATGGAAAGGTAGAAGAGGTAGATGTCAATGCAGATACAGCAGTAGAACAATTGGAGTGGTATAAGCTTTTGCAGGAAACCTGGTGCGAGCAAAACGTGTCCAATACAATTTCATACGATCCTTCTGAAGTGCCTCAGATCATTGATTGGTTTATGGAAAATTGGGACTCTTATGTGGGAGCTTCTTTTATTTTCCGCAATGATCCAACTAAAAATGCGGAAGATTTGGGATATGCGTACCTGCCGCAGGAAGTGGTGACTAAGGAGGCTTATGAGGAATATGTCTCTCAACTTAAAGAAATTGATTATAGCGGCTTAGAGATGCGCGATGAGGAGCTTCAAGAAGAGATGTGTCTCAATGGTGCTTGTCCAGTCCGATAG
- the pyrF gene encoding orotidine-5'-phosphate decarboxylase, with protein sequence MTTILSYGDRAALCSNPASKKLFTLMEQKQTNLAVNCDGAHSAQLLDFIEQVGPHICVLKTHIDLLEDFTPSITQKLTQLAERHQFLIFEDRKFADIGTISKQQYEKGIYRIADWASLTNCHIIPGPGIIEGLRETGLPKGNGLLLLAQMSSKGSLAQGDYTSQAVCLAKEYSDFVIGFICQEKLTEDPRFIHMTPGIKLSEGSDSLGQQYNTPEKILSINGSDIMIVGRGITEAKDPSKEAERYRKEGWKAKR encoded by the coding sequence ATGACAACGATTCTATCATATGGCGATCGAGCCGCACTTTGCTCAAATCCCGCCTCTAAAAAACTTTTCACACTCATGGAGCAGAAGCAAACGAATCTCGCAGTTAACTGCGACGGGGCGCATTCAGCTCAGCTGCTCGATTTTATCGAACAGGTCGGCCCGCATATCTGCGTCTTAAAAACACACATTGATCTATTAGAAGATTTTACCCCCTCTATTACGCAAAAACTCACTCAGCTGGCTGAACGCCACCAGTTTCTCATCTTCGAAGATCGAAAGTTTGCCGATATCGGAACTATCTCCAAGCAGCAGTATGAAAAAGGAATCTACCGAATCGCTGATTGGGCAAGCCTGACAAATTGCCACATCATCCCCGGCCCCGGCATCATCGAAGGCTTGCGGGAAACTGGACTTCCCAAAGGCAACGGGCTGTTGCTTCTTGCTCAAATGAGTTCCAAGGGATCGCTTGCTCAAGGCGATTACACGAGCCAAGCTGTCTGCTTAGCTAAAGAGTATTCTGATTTTGTGATCGGATTCATTTGTCAGGAAAAACTGACAGAAGATCCCCGCTTCATCCACATGACTCCTGGAATCAAGCTCTCCGAAGGTTCCGACTCTTTAGGGCAACAATACAATACCCCGGAAAAAATCCTGAGTATCAACGGCTCAGATATCATGATTGTTGGACGTGGAATCACAGAGGCCAAAGATCCTTCAAAAGAAGCTGAGCGTTACCGAAAAGAGGGATGGAAAGCCAAACGATGA
- a CDS encoding AMP-binding protein produces the protein MEKVWYKSYTEGIHQEIDPDQYSSIADFFKKNCEKFADLKAVSNMGTSLTYRELEEKTRHFAAYLQHCLHLKKGDRLAIMMPNCLQYYLALFGALRAGLIVVNVNPLYTPKELTNQLSDSGAESIVVMANFGHTLEESLPNTPVKNIIVTQLGDMHGFLKGHIVNIVVKYFKRMIPSFFLPNAIEFNTVLSEGSNKVFQSVELSGSDTAFLQYTGGTTGVAKGAVLSHRNIVANTLQCLEWAKFQLTEGKEVTISPLPLYHIFSLTISCFVMIGLGAECVLITNPRDIPGFIKELKHTPFTFMISINTLCNALLHNEEFKSVDFSKLKCCITGGMPTTKNVADQWEEVTGVAITEGYGLTETSPVVTINSFEKRAFTGGIGYPIPSTEIDVKDENGNSVPIGEVGELCVRGPQVMSEYWNMPEETAHAFFKDGWFRTGDIVRVNNEGLIFLVDRKKDMILVSGFNVYPNEVEEVLMSHPQILEAAVIGVENVEWTGEAVKAVIVRKDPSLTFEDVITFCRKQLTPYKVPHYIDFRDELPKTPVGKILRRVLREEERAKNKAKAA, from the coding sequence ATGGAAAAAGTGTGGTACAAATCTTATACCGAAGGAATTCATCAGGAAATCGATCCTGACCAATACAGTTCCATTGCCGATTTCTTCAAGAAGAACTGCGAAAAGTTTGCCGACCTAAAAGCCGTTTCCAATATGGGTACATCGTTGACTTACCGAGAGCTCGAAGAAAAAACACGCCACTTTGCAGCTTATCTACAACATTGCCTACACCTGAAAAAAGGCGACCGGTTAGCAATCATGATGCCCAACTGTTTGCAGTATTACTTAGCGCTATTCGGAGCGCTCAGGGCAGGGCTGATCGTGGTCAATGTCAATCCTCTGTATACTCCGAAAGAACTAACAAACCAGCTTTCAGATTCCGGCGCAGAATCTATCGTTGTCATGGCTAACTTCGGCCATACTCTGGAAGAATCTCTTCCGAATACACCTGTTAAAAACATCATCGTGACGCAATTGGGAGACATGCACGGCTTTCTTAAAGGGCATATCGTCAATATCGTTGTTAAATACTTCAAACGGATGATCCCCTCTTTCTTTCTACCTAATGCAATTGAGTTCAATACCGTTTTATCGGAAGGCTCCAATAAAGTTTTTCAATCAGTCGAACTTTCCGGAAGCGACACCGCATTCCTGCAATATACCGGAGGAACGACAGGAGTGGCAAAAGGAGCTGTTCTTTCTCATAGAAACATTGTCGCTAACACCTTGCAATGTCTTGAATGGGCGAAATTTCAATTAACCGAAGGGAAAGAAGTGACGATTTCACCTCTGCCGCTTTACCATATATTTTCGCTGACCATCAGCTGTTTTGTCATGATTGGACTTGGAGCTGAATGCGTGCTGATCACCAATCCGCGAGACATCCCAGGATTTATTAAAGAGCTCAAACACACGCCATTCACCTTTATGATCAGCATTAACACCTTGTGTAACGCTCTGTTGCACAACGAAGAATTTAAGTCCGTTGATTTTTCCAAATTGAAATGCTGCATCACTGGAGGGATGCCTACAACGAAAAATGTCGCTGATCAATGGGAAGAGGTGACCGGTGTCGCTATTACGGAAGGCTATGGACTAACAGAAACAAGCCCTGTTGTCACCATCAATTCGTTTGAAAAAAGGGCTTTTACAGGAGGAATCGGATATCCGATTCCAAGCACTGAGATCGATGTCAAAGACGAGAACGGCAATTCTGTTCCCATTGGGGAAGTTGGAGAGCTGTGTGTCAGAGGTCCTCAAGTGATGTCGGAATATTGGAACATGCCTGAAGAAACTGCTCATGCATTCTTTAAAGATGGGTGGTTCCGCACAGGAGACATCGTGAGGGTCAACAACGAGGGGTTGATCTTTCTGGTCGACAGAAAAAAAGACATGATCCTAGTCTCCGGATTCAATGTTTATCCAAATGAAGTTGAGGAAGTGCTCATGTCTCACCCCCAAATTCTGGAAGCTGCTGTGATTGGAGTTGAGAATGTTGAGTGGACAGGCGAAGCTGTCAAGGCAGTCATCGTACGAAAAGATCCCAGTCTGACATTTGAAGACGTCATCACTTTTTGCCGGAAGCAGCTAACTCCCTACAAGGTGCCCCATTACATTGACTTTCGAGACGAACTCCCTAAAACTCCTGTGGGAAAAATCCTGCGCAGGGTTCTCAGAGAAGAAGAGAGGGCAAAAAACAAGGCGAAAGCTGCGTAA